A part of Anabas testudineus chromosome 9, fAnaTes1.2, whole genome shotgun sequence genomic DNA contains:
- the LOC113150442 gene encoding cytochrome P450 1A1 has product MTLMFGNLHSEENPCASLSSITVALGLLILLLMALRIRKSHHHDSLLEHTKHPSPPGPTPWPLVGNLLQMGDQIHLSLTHLRLQYGDVFKMRLGSLTVVVLSGYTTIRQALVRQGEAFAGRPDLFTFSAVANGTSMTFSEKYGPVWMLHKKLCRNALRSFSQTEPRESGSTCLLEEHVCAEAVAMVEVIREQAAVKGEMGHDTMGIDPVRPLVTSVANVVCALCFGKRYDYDDKEFLTIVHINNEVLRIFAAGNLADFFPVFRYFPSPSLRKMVQHIRRMNGFMENSIEEHMNTFDKKCIRDITDALIALCEDREENDASTLSDSQIIHTVIDIFGAGFDTIIAGLQWSLLYLIKFPDIQGRIHQEIDTNIGRARLPRFSDKPKMPFTEAFIYEVFRHASYVPFTIPHCTTRNITLNGYFIPKDTCVFINQYQVNHDIDFWGDPDTFRPERFLDPLGRLNKELTEKVLIFGMGKRRCLGDGFARLEMFVFLTTLLHGLQIEKVPGQELDLSTDFGLTMKPRPYRITISSRF; this is encoded by the exons ATGACACTGATGTTTGGGAATCTGCATAGTGAGGAGAACCCCTGTGCTTCCCTTTCTAGTATCACTGTTGCTCTGGGTCTTCTCATCCTACTGTTGATGGCCCTCAGGATCCGAAAGAGCCACCATCACGACTCCCTCCTGGAACATACAAAACATCCCTCTCCTCCTGGCCCCACACCGTGGCCGCTAGTTGGCAATCTGCTCCAGATGGGGGATCAGATTCATCTATCTCTAACCCACTTAAGGCTCCAGTATGGTGATGTTTTCAag ATGCGTCTGGGCTCTTTGACTGTTGTGGTCCTAAGTGGATACACCACCATCAGGCAGGCGCTGGTTCGACAGGGGGAAGCTTTTGCTGGACGACCTGATCTTTTCACCTTTTCTGCTGTTGCCAATGGGACCAGTATGACCTTTAGTGAGAAGTATGGACCTGTCTGGATGCTCCATAAGAAACTGTGTAGGAATGCCCTCAGGTCTTTTTCCCAGACTGAGCCCAGGGAATCTGGTTCCACTTGCCTGCTGGAGGAGCATGTCTGTGCTGAGGCTGTCGCGATGGTGGAAGTGATTCGTGAACAGGCTGCTGTTAAGGGGGAAATGGGCCATGATACGATGGGTATAGATCCAGTGAGGCCCCTGGTAACCTCTGTGGCGAATGTTGTCTGTGCTCTTTGTTTTGGGAAAAGGTATGACTACGATGACAAAGAATTTCTCACTATTGTTCACATCAACAATGAGGTCCTGAGGATTTTTGCAGCAGGGAACCTGGCTGATTTCTTCCCTGTGTTTCGGTACTTTCCGAGTCCTTCTCTCAGGAAGATGGTCCAGCACATTCGCAGGATGAACGGATTCATGGAGAACAGCATTGAAGAGCACATGAACACCTTTGACAAG AAATGTATTCGGGACATTACAGACGCGCTGATTGCACTTtgtgaggacagagaagaaaatgacGCATCAACGCTCTCCGACTCTCAGATCATTCACACTGTCATCGACATCTTTGGAGCGG GATTTGACACCATCATTGCTGGTTTACAGTGGAGCCTGTTGTACCTTATCAAGTTCCCTGATATCCAAGGCAGAATACATCAGGAGATAG atacAAACATTGGCAGAGCCAGACTGCCAAGGTTTTCAGATAAGCCCAAGATGCCCTTCACTGAGGCGTTCATCTATGAAGTGTTTCGTCATGCCTCCTATGTTCCTTTCACCATACCTCACTG CACCACAAGAAACATCACCCTGAACGGATATTTCATTCCCAAAGATACATGTGTCTTTATCAACCAGTATCAAGTCAATCATGACAT TGATTTTTGGGGTGACCCGGACACATTTCGTCCCGAGCGCTTCTTAGATCCATTGGGACGCCTCAACAAAGAGCTGACTGAGAAGGTTCTCATCTTCGGCATGGGGAAGAGGCGCTGTCTTGGGGATGGATTTGCACGTTTGgagatgtttgtctttctcaccACGCTGCTCCACGGGCTGCAGATTGAAAAGGTTCCAGGGCAGGAGCTGGACCTCAGCACTGATTTTGGTCTGACTATGAAACCACGTCCTTACAGGATTACCATCTCTTCAAGGTTTTAG
- the LOC113150443 gene encoding retinal dehydrogenase 1-like — protein sequence MGHPFQLQPGPLQRELLPTHNREAHMVRNLAQVPRSAREVSRDWSRPNGAWRVHGDPQRTRKKSPCDDADSRALIKRPRALCAPLTARGSGAEVDMTGGGIPQPGGTSSASPTDGKHANMNSQQPNKGQQQSGNGCNHSGSNPNYKSQHLDGPATHVVPIPVSDPTIQYTKLFINNEWHESCSSRKIPVYNPATGEVLCEVEEADAEDVDKAVRSARDAFQIGSPWRSMDASDRGYLLNRLADLVERDRLLLATIEALDSGKVFLMAYFVDLMATIKTLRYYGGWADKIHGKTIPVDGEYLTYTRHEPIGVCGQIIPWNFPLMMFAWKIAPALCCGNTVVIKPAEQTPLSALHMAALIKEAGFPPGVVNVVPGYGQTAGCAISHHMDIDKVAFTGSTAVGKLIQKAAGDSNLKRVTLELGGKNPNIVFADCDLEHAVEQAHSGLFFNQGQCCLAGSRVFVEEPIYEEFVRRSVERARSRVLGNPLLPEVDQGPQIDQKQFDKIMDLIESGKREGATLECGGSAWGQQGLFIQPTVFSGVTDDMRIAKEEIFGPVQQIMSFCSIREVIQRANATQYGLAAGVFTNDIDKALTVSSALQAGMVWVNCYNAMSVQCPFGGFKMSGNGRELGEYALQEYTEVKAVTIKISQKNS from the exons ATGGGACATCCCTTTCAGTTGCAGCCGGGCCCCctgcagagggagctgctgCCCACTCACAATAGAGAGGCACACATGGTGAGAAACTTGGCACAGG TGCCTCGCAGTGCACGCGAGGTGAGCAGGGATTGGTCGCGCCCGAACGGTGCCTGGCGCGTGCACGGAGACCCTCAAAGAACCAGGAAGAAGTCCCCGTGCGATGATGCCGACAGCCGCGCGCTTATAAAGAGGCCGCGCGCACTGTGCGCTCCGCTGACGGCGAGAGGCAGCGGAGCGGAGGTGGACATGACAGGAGGAGGAATCCCACAGCCCGGAGGCACCTCATCAGCATCACCCACAG ATGGAAAACATGCCAACATGAACTCCCAGCAGCCCAACAAAGGCCAACAGCAGTCTGGCAATGGGTGCAACCACTCAGGTTCAAACCCGAACTACAAATCACAGCATCTAGATGGACCTGCTACGCACGTCGTACCTATACCCGTCTCAGACCCAACAATTCAGTACACCAAG tTGTTCATCAATAATGAATGGCACGAGTCATGCAGCAGTCGAAAGATTCCTGTGTATAATCCTGCTACAGGGGAAGTGCTGTGTGAAGTGGAGGAGGCTGATGCA GAGGATGTGGACAAGGCAGTGAGGAGCGCCAGAGATGCCTTCCAGATAGGGTCACCATGGCGATCCATGGATGCCTCAGATCGAGGTTATCTACTTAACAGACTTGCAGACTTAGTGGAAAGAGACCGGCTACTACTGGca ACAATAGAGGCTCTGGACTCTGGCAAAGTGTTTCTCATGGCATATTTTGTAGATCTGATGGCCACAATCAAAACTTTGAGATATTATGGCGGCTGGGCAGACAAGATTCATGGCAAAACCATCCCAGTAG ATGGAGAGTATTTGACTTACACACGACATGAGCCCATTGGAGTATGTGGCCAGATTATTCCT TGGAATTTCCCATTGATGATGTTTGCATGGAAGATTGCTCCTGCTCTGTGTTGTGGGAACACTGTAGTCATCAAACCTGCTGAACAGACCCCATTATCAGCCCTGCACATGGCTGCACTCATCAAAGAG GCTGGATTTCCCCCAGGTGTGGTGAATGTGGTGCCAGGTTATGGTCAGACAGCAGGCTGTGCCATTTCCCACCACATGGACATAGACAAAGTGGCTTTCACTGGATCTACTGCT GTTGGAAAACTCATCCAGAAGGCTGCAGGTGACAGCAACTTAAAAAGAGTTACTCTAGAGCTTGGCGGCAAAAATCCAAATATTGTCTTTGCGGACTGTGACT TAGAGCACGCAGTGGAGCAGGCCCACAGCGGTCTGTTTTTCAACCAGGGCCAGTGCTGTCTGGCTGGATCCAGGGTGTTTGTGGAGGAACCGATCTATGAGGAGTTTGTCCGCCGCAGCGTAGAGAGAGCCCGATCCAGAGTCCTGGGAAACCCACTGCTGCCAGAGGTGGATCAAGGACCACAG ATTGACCAAAAGCAGTTTGATAAGATAATGGATCTCATAGAGAGCGGTAAGAGGGAGGGAGCCACCCTGGAGTGTGGGGGGTCAGCATGGGGTCAGCAGGGACTTTTTATACAACCCACCGTCTTCTCAGGTGTCACAGATGACATGCGCATCGCCAAAGAAGAG ATTTTTGGTCCAGTGCAGCAGATTATGTCCTTTTGTAGCATCCGTGAAGTCATCCAGAGAGCCAATGCCACACAATATGGCCTGGCAGCAGGAGTGTTTACTAACGACATAGACAAAGCCCTaactgtttcctctgctctgcaggCTGGCATGGTCTG GGTGAACTGCTACAATGCCATGAGTGTTCAATGTCCGTTTGGTGGCTTCAAGATGTCTGGGAATGGGAGGGAGCT tGGGGAATATGCTCTTCAGGAGTACACGGAGGTCAAGGCAGTCACCATCAAAATCTCACAGAAGAACTCATAA
- the tmc2b gene encoding transmembrane channel-like protein 2-B, translating to MPPKTRKDVAIKVEDVGMEVDAGDSGSEDEARRRSRNRRVKPQRKAKRESDDEEDEEDEAPAKRGRKKKAKTQDSDEDDEEGNQTVKSKGSKAPRKRAAREERDEDSEEERETKKKGGKALSKKEKETTEKKGNVKGKERKDKDGEKNKKKKSGKLSSSSSSSESDEESLSEGEIEALKEQVEEKKKLIATLRNKPWRMKRRLLLLKEAQEFVEKFEGALGKGRGRKLYAFKVMMTKKLIKFRRDFENFKTACIPWERKIKEVESHFGSSVASYFIFLRWMYGLNLVLFGLQFGLVVLPEILMGLPYGSIPRKTVPREEQATAMDLSVLLDFGGYFQYSFLFYGYYNSERLIGLLKFRLPLSYLLVGVGIFGYSLMVVIKTMARNANVGGDGAEEGEFVFSWKMFTSWDYLIGNPETADNKFASITTSFKESIVDEQENQKDENIHLRRFLRVLANLIIICCLGGSGYLIYYVVKRGQMFAQMNKDDLTWFEKNEVEFVMSLLGLVCPPLFETIAELEDYHPRIALKWQLGRIFALFLGNLYTFLFALIDDVNEKLEKEKLIKNETHWALQEYYANYSAHFNTTNVPPPVVDPADVVRGPCWETAVGIEFVKLTVSDVQVAYLMILIGDFLRAVLVRFLNYCWCWDLEAGFPSYAEFDISDNVLGLVFNQGMIWMGAFYAPGLVGVNILRLLSSMYYQSWAVMACNIPHERVFKASRSNNFYMGLLLLVLFLSLLPVVYTIMTLSPSFDCGPFSGQEKMYDVVIETISQDLPAFISNIFTYATNPGLIMPAVLLMVLAIYYLNSVSKGYQQANRDLKKKMEMAREEEKNRRNNKDSTNQVMKDLEDLLPNKSLIPPATEEEPPPPDVVIVKGSKSPKPKQGAMERGVNLQKEVSLAAPNPRGPVTHAPRARGRPPGNSRGPQPGPGRGRGRGGPPR from the exons ATGCCTCCAAAGACAAGAAAGGATGTTGCCATTAAGGTTGAGGATG TTGGGATGGAGGTTGATGCCGGTGACAGTGGAAGTGAAG ATGAAgccagaagaagaagtagaaacaGACGAGTCAAACCCCAACGCAAAGCCAAACGTGAgagtgatgatgaggaagatgaggaggatgaggcACCAGCAAAAAGAGGACGAAAGAAGAAGGCTAAAACCCAAGACAGcgatgaagatgatgaggaaggCAACCAGACTGTGAAAAGCAAAGGATCAAAAGCCCCCAGAAAGAGAGCGGcgagggaggagagagatgaggacagtgaagaagagagagagacaaagaaaaaaggaggaaaagcattgtccaaaaaggaaaaagagaccACAGAGAAGAAGGGAAATGTTAaggggaaagaaaggaaggataAAGATGgtgaaaagaacaagaaaaagaagagtggGAAGTTAAGCAG ctcttcttcatcctctgagTCTGATGAAGAATCGCTGTCAGAGGGAGAAATTGAAGCCCTGAAAGAACAGgtagaggagaagaagaaactgatcGCTACGTTAAGGAACAAACCCTGGCGCATGAAGAGGAGACTCTTACTGctcaa GGAGGCTCAGGAGTTTGTTGAAAAGTTTGAAGGAGCCCTTGGGAAAGGACGGGGCAGGAAGCTGTATGCATTCAAGGTTATGATGACCAAG AAACTTATCAAGTTTAGACGTGACTTTGAGAACTTCAAAACAGCCTGTATACCCTGGGAGAGGAAGATAAAGGAAGTAGAAA GTCACTTTGGGTCATCTGTGGCAtcttactttatttttctgagGTGGATGTATGGCCTGAATCTGGTCTTGTTTGGACTCCAGTTTGGCCTAGTGGTGCTGCCTGAG ATTCTTATGGGTCTGCCCTACGGCTCCATTCCCAGAAAAACAGTACCACGAGAAGAACAGGCCACAGCCATGGATTTATCTGTGCTCCTTGACTTTGGT GGATACTTCCAATATTCCTTTTTGTTCTATGGGTATTACAACAGTGAGCGACTGATTGGGCTGCTGAAGTTCAGACTCCCTCTGTCATACTTGCTTGTGGGTGTTGGCATCTTTGGATACAGCCTGATGGTTGTCATTAAAAC gATGGCTCGTAACGCAAATGTAGGAGGAGACggtgcagaggagggagagtTTGTCTTCAGCTGGAAGATGTTCACCAGCTGGGACTACCTGATAGGAAACCCTGAGACTGCAGACAATAAATTCGCATCTATTACCACCAGCTTTAAg GAATCTATTGTGGATGAACAGGAGAACCAAAAAGATGAGAACATCCACCTCCGAAGGTTCCTTAGGGTTCTTGCAAACTTAATAATTATTTGCTGCCTTGGAGGTAGTGGATACCTCATCTACTATGTGGTGAAACGTGGTCAGATGTTTGCTCAGATGAACAAAGATGATCTCACATGGTTTGAAAAGAACGAG GTGGAGTTTGTGATGTCTTTGCTGGGGCTGGTGTGTCCTCCTCTATTTGAAACCATAGCAGAGTTGGAAGATTATCACCCCCGTATAGCCCTCAAGTGGCAGCTGGGACGCATCTTTGCCCTCTTCCTGGGAAACCTTTACACCTTCCTTTTTGCCCTGATTGATGATGTTAATGAAAAG TtggagaaagagaaactaaTCAAGAATGAAACTCATTGGGCTTTGCAAGAATACTATGCCAATTACAGTGCCCACTTCAACACAACAAACGTGCCTCCTCCAGTGGTGGACCCAGCAGATGTTGTCAGAGGACCCTGCTGGGAGACTGCAGTGGGAATA GAATTTGTGAAGCTAACTGTGTCAGATGTACAAGTGGCCTATTTGATGATCCTGATTGGTGACTTTTTGCGAGCTGTCTTGGTCCGCTTTCTCAACTATTGCTGGTGCTGGGACTTGGAGGCTGGATTT cCTTCATATGCAGAGTTTGACATCAGTGACAATGTGCTGGGACTGGTCTTCAATCAAGGAATGATATG GATGGGAGCATTTTATGCTCCAGGTCTGGTGGGAGTGAACATTTTGCGTCTCCTGAGCTCAATGTACTACCAGTCCTGGGCAGTGATGGCCTGTAACATTCCTCATGAGCGAGTTTTCAAGGCGTCACGCTCCAACAACTTCTACATGGGCTTGCTGCTGCTTGTGCTGTTTCTCAGCCTGCTACCTGTTGTTTACACTATCATGACCTTGTCCCCTTCATTTGACTGTGGGCCATTCAG TGGTCAGGAGAAGATGTACGACGTGGTCATAGAGACTATCAGCCAGGATCTACCAGCCTTTATAagcaacattttcacatatgcCACCAACCCTGGACTTATCATGCCTGCTGTCCTCCTTATGGT GTTAGCCATCTACTACCTGAATTCAGTGTCAAAAGGATACCAACAAGCAAACAGGGACCTtaagaagaagatggagatg GCTcgagaagaggagaagaaccGCAGGAACAACAAGGACAGCACCAATCAAGTGATGAAAGATTTGGAGGACCTGCTGCCAAACAAGTCTCTAATACCACCTGCCACTGAAGAAGAGCCACCCCCACCTG ATGTTGTAATTGTGAAGGGAAGCAAGTCTCCCAAACCGAAGCAAGGTGCCATGGAGAGAGGGGTGAATCTGCAAAAAGAGGTGTCACTGGCTGCTCCAAATCCCAGAGGGCCAGTGACCCATGCCCCCCGGGCCAGAGGAAGGCCTCCTGGAAATTCCAGGGGACCTCAACCTGGAcctggaagaggaagaggtcGGGGTGGGCCTCCAAGGTAA
- the tmc1 gene encoding LOW QUALITY PROTEIN: transmembrane channel-like protein 1 (The sequence of the model RefSeq protein was modified relative to this genomic sequence to represent the inferred CDS: substituted 1 base at 1 genomic stop codon) translates to MLERMLXKLKDHKRKMSQHSLITSENDTDIGLGFPGDADEVSTFQEEQERHREKRRKDKKKRKNEQKKRVSGEEERKKELQDRPERTERGRRRRTKNDEEAKRGKRGEEERAKTKSSKAARTRKDIKNEKNRKIEQEEGEAGERNAKGKKKHGSANKDQKEEDAGKCAVKKKAQDVKKKKRKIVVETSSEQETSEAGDQEEEGNEEKELSPESLSPEELEKLKEAVDERRKLIQSLRGKPWPMKKKLVTLRESQEFVEKYEGALGKGKGRKLYVYKVMMTKKWMKFQRDFENFKTACIPWEMKIKEIESHFGSSVASYFIFLRWMYGINMILFCLTFGLVMVPEALMGRPYGSMPRKTVPRAEEASAMDFAVLWDFGGYAQYSVLFYGYYNNQRAIGWLKFRMPLSYFLVGVGTVAYSYMVVIRTMARNANESGVGDDNSFNFSWKMFTSWDYLIGNPETADNKFASITTSFKEAILEEQESRKDDNIHLTRFLRVLANFLVLCCLAGSGYLIYFVVRRSQKFAIDGLENHTWWERNEVNMVMSLLGMFCPMLFDVISTLENYHPRVALQWQLGRIFALFLGNLYTFIIALMDEINLKRDEEKIIKFNITMWETSLHNGTVSENSTAPPITINPADMPRGPCWETMVGQEFVRLIISDTMTTYITLLIGDFLRAVLVRFLNSCWCWDLEAGFPSYSEFDVSGNVLGLIFNQGMIWMGAFYAPCLPALNVLRLHVSMYLQCWAVMCCNVPQERVFKASGSNNFYMAMLLVILFLSTLPAIYTIVTIPPSFDCGPFSGKNRMFDVIQETLESDFPAWFSKVFSYASNPGLVLPFILLMVLAIYYLQSTSKSYKEANVELKKKLQTQNEENKKKNKRAALKAQLELEEARKAASQTTEQQKDNNASPQDLDGVENNHGTSQRLHHGKNGHNPPSTGGDKKHQLPATRVHVPRTYHHDIQGAPGYLPGFPRQTEPRMYQVPSPQRH, encoded by the exons ATGCTGGAGCGCATGTTGTAAAAGCTGAAGGACCACAAGAGGAAGATGTCACAACACAGTCTGATCACCTCTGAGAATGACA CTGACATTGGGCTTGGATTTCCAG GTGATGCAGATGAGGTGTCCACTTTTCAAGAGGAACaggaaagacacagagaaaaaagaaggaaagacaaaaagaagaggaaaaatgaacaaaaaaagcGAGTAtctggagaagaagagaggaaaaaggaatTACAGGACAGGCCggaaagaacagaaagaggCAGGAGAAGGAGAACAAAGAATGATGAAGAagcaaaaagaggaaagagaggtgaggaggagcgggccaaaactaaaagcagcaaAGCTGCAAGAACGAGGAAggatattaaaaatgaaaaaaatcgAAAAatagagcaggaggagggagaagctgGTGAAAGAAATGccaaaggaaaaaagaaacatggaaGTGCCAACAAAGATCAGAAAGAAGAGGATGCGGGTAAATGTGCAGTAAAGAAGAAAGCACAggatgtgaagaagaaaaaacgtAAGATAGTGGTGGAGACGAG TTCAGAGCAAGAGACAAGTGAGGCAGGCGACCAGGAAGAAGAGGGCAATGAGGAGAAAGAGCTGAGCCCAGAGTCTCTGTCACCAGAGGAGTTGGAGAAGCTGAAGGAGGCAGTGGATGAGAGGAGGAAACTGATCCAAAGTCTGAGGGGAAAGCCCTGGCcaatgaaaaagaaacttgtCACTTTACg AGAGTCTCAGGAGTTTGTGGAGAAATATGAGGGTGCTTTAGGGAAGGGGAAAGGCAGAAAGCTCTATGTGTACAAGGTCATGATGACCAAG AAATGGATGAAGTTCCAGCGGGACTTTGAAAACTTCAAAACTGCATGTATTCCATGGGagatgaaaataaaggaaattgaaa GTCATTTCGGCTCCTCAGTTGCCTCTTACTTTATCTTCTTGAGGTGGATGTATGGCATCAACATGATCTTATTTTGTCTGACCTTTGGCCTGGTTATGGTGCCAGAG GCATTAATGGGAAGGCCCTATGGCAGCATGCCGAGAAAAACTGTCCCCAGGGCTGAAGAGGCCAGTGCTATGGACTTTGCTGTTTTATGGGACTTTGGG GGTTATGCTCAATATTCAGTCCTGTTTTATGGTTACTACAACAACCAGCGTGCCATTGGCTGGCTCAAGTTTCGTATGCCTCTCTCCTACTTCCTGGTTGGTGTGGGCACAGTGGCCTATAGCTATATGGTGGTTATAAGAAC GATGGCTCGTAATGCAAATGAGTCCGGGGTTGGAGATGATAACAGCTTCAATTTCAGTTGGAAGATGTTCACCAGCTGGGACTACCTGATAGGAAATCCTGAAACTGCAGACAATAAGTTTGCCTCCATCACCACCAGTTTCAAG GAGGCAATCTTAGAAGAGCAAGAGAGCCGAAAGGATGATAACATCCATCTGACTCGATTCCTGAGGGTGCTGGCCAACTTCTTGGTCTTGTGCTGCTTAGCAGGAAGTGGATACCTCATCTACTTTGTAGTGCGCCGCTCTCAGAAGTTTGCCATTGATGGACTGGAGAATCACACCTGGTGGGAAAGGAATGAG GTTAACATGGTTATGTCATTGCTGGGAATGTTCTGCCCAATGCTGTTCGACGTCATCAGCACCTTGGAGAACTACCACCCTCGTGTCGCCCTGCAGTGGCAGCTGGGTCGCATCTTTGCTCTCTTCTTGGGGAATCTCTACACCTTCATCATTGCACTCATGGATGAAATCAACCTCAAA AGGGATGAGGAAAAAATCATAAAGTTCAACATAACCATGTGGGAAACCAGCCTTCACAATGGCACAGTGTCAGAAAACAGCACTGCTCCACCAATCACCATCAACCCTGCTGATATGCCCAGAGGGCCCTGCTGGGAGACCATGGTCGgccag GAGTTTGTGCGACTGATCATATCTGACACCATGACAACCTACATAACACTGCTGATAGGTGATTTCCTGAGAGCTGTACTTGTACGTTTTCTTAACTCCTGCTGGTGTTGGGATCTGGAAGCTGGATTT cCGTCCTACTCTGAGTTCGATGTCAGTGGCAATGTCTTGGGCCTGATCTTCAATCAAGGAATGATATG GATGGGTGCTTTCTACGCCCCCTGCCTGCCTGCTCTGAACGTCCTTCGACTCCATGTGTCCATGTACCTGCAATGCTGGGCTGTCATGTGCTGTAACGTGCCACAGGAAAGGGTCTTCAAGGCCTCTGGCTCCAACAACTTCTACATGGCCATGTTGCTCGTCATCCTCTTCCTGTCCACTCTACCTGCCATTTATACCATTGTCACCATTCCCCCTTCTTTTGACTGTGGCCCCTTCAG TGGGAAGAACCGTATGTTTGATGTGATCCAAGAGACGCTTGAGTCAGATTTCCCTGCCTGGTTCAGTAAAGTGTTCAGCTACGCCTCTAACCCTGGATTAGTGCTACCCTTCATATTGCTTATGGT CCTGGCTATTTATTACTTGCAATCCACATCGAAAAGCTACAAAGAAGCTAACGTGGAACTGAAGAAAAAACTACAAACG CAAAACgaggaaaacaagaagaagaacaaacgAGCAGCACTGAAGGCCCAACTGGAACTAGAGGAGGCCAGAAAAGCAGCATCACAGACTACTGagcaacaaaaagacaacaatgCTTCACCACAAGACCTGGACG GTGTGGAAAACAACCATGGCACTAGCCAGAGGCTGCATCATGGTAAGAATGGACATAACCCTCCTTCTACTGGTGGAGACAAAAAACACCAACTTCCAGCCACCAGAGTCCACGTCCCCAGGACCTATCACCATGACATCCAGGGAGCTCCTGGATACCTGCCTGGATTCCCTCGGCAAACTGAACCCAGGATGTACCAGGTGCCAAGcccacagagacactga